The genome window TGTTTGACTTCCGCAAAAGCTTGCCGTCTCTCCTCTGATGCCTCCGGAGTGGTAAATATCCAGGTCGTTGCCAGTGGATCCTGCACGATGCGAGCTGTCAGCGGAGTGCGCAATTGGCTGTCGAGTACGACCCGGACGGGCTGTTTTCCATACAGCTCTCCTGACGATCGGGCTGTCAGCTCAGGGTCATCGGCCAAGACCGTTCCTACCCCTACCAATATGGCATCATTCGTTCTGCGCAGCTCATGAACCTCAGCTCTAGCTGCTTCCCCCGTGATCCAGCGGCTATGTCCAGTGGCCGTCGCGATTTTCCCGTCAAGGGTGCTCGCCGTCTTCACCGTCACAAACGGAAGCTTGGTTTGGATGTAGTGAAAAAAGACTTCATTCAGTTTGGTCGCTTCCTGCGCGCAAACGCCGATCTTCACTTCGACTCCCGCGGAAAGCAGCCTCTCGATTCCCTTTCCCGCTACCAGGGGGTTCGGGTCCAGAACGGCTACCACGACTCGTGAAACGCCTGCTGCGACCACAGCTTCCGCACAAGGAGGCGTTTTCCCGTGATGACTGCAGGGTTCCAGGGTAACGTACATGGTAGCCCCTTTCGCTAGGTCACCCGCCATACGCAGGGCATGCACCTCCGCATGCGGCCCTCCCGCTTTCAGATGTGCCCCCATGCCGACGACCTGACCGTTTTGAACGACCACAGCTCCGACCAGCGGATTGGGACTCGTCTGTCCTCTTACACCTCGCGCCAGCTCCAGCGCCATTTCCATGAAGCGTACGTCTTGTTCCATCACTCTCTCCTATCCCTCCAGATTCCAGCCAACGAAAAAAACCCTAAAACCAATTCGTTTCAGGGGATAGGGAAAGACGCCTGCCTTCAATCGATTTTTCGAAAAACCGAATCAAGACGGCGCTCTTGCATCTTCTCCCATCCGGACTGTACCGTCGGCTCTGGATTTTCACCAGATCAGTCGCTTTCCATGCGTGGTCAGCGAGTCGCGGGCTCGACGCTCTTGCGTCATCACCGCCGGTCGGGAATTACACCCTACCCTGAAGATTGCTTCGTATGAAATTCCTGCTGTGCTACTATTCCCTCCTTTTATCAAATAAAAATGCCCATGAGCATTCGACTCAGGGCATCGAGAAAGAAGCCTATTCTCAACCGTTTTTTTGCAAAAAACAGCTGCAAGGCTATTCCAAATACCTTCTCCCATCCGGACTTTACCGTCGGCCTTGGAATTTCACCAAGTCAGTCGCTGCCCAAATTGCAGACAGCGAGTCGCGGGCTCAGACGTGCGTTCGTCATTACCGCCGGTCGGGAATTGCACCCTACCCTGAAGGCTGGTATTCAGTTAGGTAGAGTATAGCACATTTCTGGACAAAGCCTACACTTTTCTTCTCAAAAATGAGCCAGCAGCTCACGCAAATCACGTATGGTCGTAAACGGTGTAACTCCCTTGCTCTCCATTTCCTGCTGTTTAGCCTGGTAGGCAATGAAGCGGACATCGGCATTCTGCGCCGCTTTGCCATCGATCCAGGAATCCCCGACCATCGTCCACGCACTCATGGACCGTTCGGGATGCTGCCGCAAAATGTAGTGTACCCCTGACGAAGAAGGTTTCAGCTCCGTCATTTGCTCGCGTGCCACGATTTCTGCAAAATAATGGGCAATCCCCGTCTCGTGCAGAGCCTCATGGGCAGCCGCGGAGGCATTGTTCGTGAGAATGTAGAGCTGGCAGCGTTTTTGCAATTCGTCCAGCACCTCCACGGCGTAGTCCTCCAATACAGCCCCGTGCATCCCTTCCTTTTCCACAGCAGTGACCGCTTCCCACATCTGCTGTTCCAGCTCAGGCGTCATGTTCGCAGATTGTCTCCCGATCTCGATCAGCTGTGACGCCGTATGATTTTGCCAATCCAGACCTGGCTCGCAGCATCCATTATCTATCAGCACCTGATAGATAGCATGCTTCATCCGCGGAAAATCAATCGTAGATTTCAACAGCGTATTGTCCATATCAAAAATGATGCCCTTCTCGTAGTGAATAGCCATCGGTTCCTCCTCGTCCATTTCTCAGTCTTTTGTATTCATAGTAACGGGAAAATTGCCATTGGAACACCCTTTTGCTTTTGCTGTATACTTCTTTTATGAGCAGATGACCTGCTCAAATCTTGCGAGGACCGTGATGAGGATATGGTTAAAGCAGTGGATCAAGCCTCCTAAAGCAAAGAAACACGATCATTTTAGGAGGGAACCAAGCATGATTTTCCACCCCATTGACATGGATACCTGGAGCCGAAAGCCTTATTTCGACCATTATCTGCACAGCGTCAGATGCACCTTTAGCATGACTGCCAACATCGATATTACCCGGATGCTCCCCGATCTGAAGAACAGTGGATTCAAGCTGTATCCGGCCTTGATTCACATGCTCACGACGGTTGTAAACCGCCACATGGAGCTTAGGATGGGCTATGATCCGGATGGCAGCGTAGGGTATTGGGAAAGCATGTCTCCCAGCTACACCATTTTCCACGAGGACGACAAGACATTCAGCAGCATCTGGACCGAGCACCACGATGACTTTCCCGTTTTTCACGGTCGCTATTTGGACGATCTCGCTGCGTTCGGCCAGATCAAGCAGTTCACCCCGAAGCCCCATGAACCAGGAAACACG of Brevibacillus choshinensis contains these proteins:
- a CDS encoding HAD family hydrolase, encoding MAIHYEKGIIFDMDNTLLKSTIDFPRMKHAIYQVLIDNGCCEPGLDWQNHTASQLIEIGRQSANMTPELEQQMWEAVTAVEKEGMHGAVLEDYAVEVLDELQKRCQLYILTNNASAAAHEALHETGIAHYFAEIVAREQMTELKPSSSGVHYILRQHPERSMSAWTMVGDSWIDGKAAQNADVRFIAYQAKQQEMESKGVTPFTTIRDLRELLAHF
- the ribD gene encoding bifunctional diaminohydroxyphosphoribosylaminopyrimidine deaminase/5-amino-6-(5-phosphoribosylamino)uracil reductase RibD encodes the protein MEQDVRFMEMALELARGVRGQTSPNPLVGAVVVQNGQVVGMGAHLKAGGPHAEVHALRMAGDLAKGATMYVTLEPCSHHGKTPPCAEAVVAAGVSRVVVAVLDPNPLVAGKGIERLLSAGVEVKIGVCAQEATKLNEVFFHYIQTKLPFVTVKTASTLDGKIATATGHSRWITGEAARAEVHELRRTNDAILVGVGTVLADDPELTARSSGELYGKQPVRVVLDSQLRTPLTARIVQDPLATTWIFTTPEASEERRQAFAEVKHVKLITLDAPLSVMAVLKQLGELGITSLLVEGGAGVNGSFLQAKAIQKIISYVSMKLVGGKEASTPFGGAGFATMDEAVTLKDIAIKQVSEEDVRFIGYPRWEQHE
- the catA gene encoding type A chloramphenicol O-acetyltransferase, with product MIFHPIDMDTWSRKPYFDHYLHSVRCTFSMTANIDITRMLPDLKNSGFKLYPALIHMLTTVVNRHMELRMGYDPDGSVGYWESMSPSYTIFHEDDKTFSSIWTEHHDDFPVFHGRYLDDLAAFGQIKQFTPKPHEPGNTFPISCLPWVSFTGFNLNIYDEGTYLSPIFTIGKYFRHSDSILLPLAVQMHHAVCDGYHASLLVQEMQALADDAPAWLPAK